The region CTTTAGATGATTTTAAAATTGAGATGAAAAATTTCTGTAATGCTAATTTAAGTATGCTTCGTAATTTGGAAGCGTGTTTAAATGCAGAACTCACTTTTGGAGGTGTTATCACAGATGTGCAACACCGTGTGAGTAAGATGGGAAAAGGCTGGGCATTGTTTACGATTATTGATTATAATGATAGTTATGAGTTTAGAATCTTTGGTGAAGATTATCTGAAATTTAGACACTTTTTTGTGGTTAATAGTTTTGTGCATGTTAAGGTATTTGTAAGAGAAGGTTGGGTAAATAAAGATACGGGTAAGAAAAGTGAACCACGAATTCAGTTTAACAGCTTTCAGTTATTACACGACGTTATGGATCAGTATGCTAAGAAATTATCAATTCAGCTTAATATTGCAAATTTGACAGAAACGAAAGTGTCTAATTTAAAAACGCTTTTCGATAATCATGTAGGAACTAAATTGTTGAATTTTTTAGTGTACGATCAAGAAGATAAAGTTAAATTACCTATGGTAAGTAGAACTCAAAAAATAACTATATCTCAAGAATTATTGCAAGCTTTAGATCGTGAAGAGGTGTATTATAAGTTAAATTAGGCTAGGTTTTAATAATAGAATCAATTAAGACAATTTAGCAATAAATAAAACAAATAGTCTCTATGTAAGATTTAGCAAAATTTTTGACTAATTTTGTATAATTAAGAAGTAGAACATTAAAAATAAAAAATAATGGCATTAGAAATAACAGACGCAAATTTTGAGGAAACTGTATTAAAAAGTGACAAACCTGTAGTTGTAGATTTTTGGGCTGCTTGGTGTGGTCCTTGTCGTATGGTTGGTCCTATTATTGATGAAATAAGTACAGAATACGATGGTAAAGCCGTTGTAGGTAAAGTAGATGTTGACGCAAATCAAGATTTTGCTTCAAAATATGGTGTACGTAACATTCCAACTGTTTTGGTGTTCCAAAACGGAGAAGTTGTTGGTCGCCAAGTTGGTGTAGCGCCTAAAAAAGCATATA is a window of Formosa sediminum DNA encoding:
- the trxA gene encoding thioredoxin; the encoded protein is MALEITDANFEETVLKSDKPVVVDFWAAWCGPCRMVGPIIDEISTEYDGKAVVGKVDVDANQDFASKYGVRNIPTVLVFQNGEVVGRQVGVAPKKAYTDAIDQLL